From Streptomyces sp. TLI_105, the proteins below share one genomic window:
- a CDS encoding acetaldehyde dehydrogenase (acetylating), translating to MTIKTKATAAIVGSGNIGTDLLYKLLRSEHVEPRWMIGVDPDSEGLARAARAGLEASHEGVDRLLAQDERPDIVFEATSAYVHRANAPRYAELGIKAVDLTPAAVGPAVVPPANLHEHLDRPNVNMITCGGQATIPMVYAVSRVVPVPYAEIVASVASVSAGPGTRANIDEFTRTTSRGIETIGGAGRGKAIIILNPAEPPVIMRDTVFCAIPEDADRDAITLSVKEIAEQVATYVPGYRLRAEPQFDDPSPENGGTARVAIFLEVEGAGDYLPPYAGNLDIMTAAATKVGEEFAKALLAPGA from the coding sequence ATGACCATCAAGACAAAGGCGACCGCCGCCATCGTCGGTTCCGGCAACATCGGCACCGACCTGCTGTACAAGCTGCTGCGCTCCGAGCACGTCGAACCCCGCTGGATGATCGGCGTCGACCCCGACAGCGAGGGCCTCGCCCGCGCCGCCCGCGCCGGCCTGGAGGCCAGCCACGAAGGCGTCGACCGGCTGCTCGCCCAGGACGAGAGGCCCGACATCGTCTTCGAGGCCACCAGCGCCTACGTCCACCGGGCCAACGCCCCGCGCTACGCGGAGCTCGGCATCAAGGCGGTCGACCTGACCCCGGCCGCCGTCGGCCCCGCCGTCGTACCGCCCGCCAATCTCCACGAGCACCTCGACCGGCCCAACGTCAACATGATCACCTGCGGCGGACAGGCCACCATCCCCATGGTGTACGCGGTCTCGCGCGTCGTCCCCGTGCCGTACGCGGAGATCGTCGCCTCGGTGGCCTCCGTCTCGGCCGGCCCCGGAACCCGGGCGAACATCGACGAGTTCACCCGCACCACCTCACGCGGCATCGAGACCATCGGCGGCGCCGGGCGCGGCAAGGCCATCATCATCCTCAACCCGGCCGAGCCGCCCGTCATCATGCGCGACACCGTCTTCTGCGCCATCCCCGAGGACGCCGACCGGGACGCCATCACCCTCTCCGTCAAGGAGATCGCCGAGCAGGTCGCCACGTACGTCCCCGGCTACCGGCTGCGCGCCGAACCGCAGTTCGACGACCCGAGCCCCGAGAACGGCGGGACGGCACGCGTCGCGATCTTCCTGGAGGTGGAGGGCGCGGGCGACTACCTGCCGCCCTACGCCGGAAACCTCGACATCATGACCGCCGCCGCCACCAAGGTCGGCGAGGAGTTCGCCAAGGCGCTCCTCGCCCCGGGCGCGTAA
- a CDS encoding 2-keto-4-pentenoate hydratase, which yields MLTDRQRHEAAELLRSAEQHVTPIAPLTDAFPGIGTEDAYEIQLVNIRHRLAAGAEVRGHKVGLSSPVMQRMMGVDEPDYGHLLHDMELRPHDPVPVARYCHPRVEVEVGFVLGDDLPGETCTPADVLAATERVVPALELIDSRIRDWRITIADTIADNASSAGYVIGEGRDPRELDLRAIDARLTAGGELLAEGRSDAVLGDPARSVAWLARTVARFGVPLKKGHVVLPGSCTRAVDVAAGATFTAEFTGLGSVSLSFI from the coding sequence ATGCTCACGGACCGCCAGAGACACGAGGCGGCCGAGCTGCTCCGCTCCGCCGAACAGCACGTCACGCCGATCGCCCCGCTGACCGACGCGTTCCCCGGCATCGGCACCGAGGACGCGTACGAGATCCAGCTCGTCAACATCCGCCACCGCCTCGCGGCCGGCGCGGAGGTGCGCGGTCACAAGGTCGGCCTGTCCTCGCCGGTCATGCAGCGGATGATGGGCGTCGACGAACCGGACTACGGCCATCTGCTCCACGACATGGAGCTGCGGCCCCACGACCCCGTCCCCGTCGCCCGTTACTGCCACCCCCGCGTCGAGGTCGAGGTCGGCTTCGTCCTCGGCGACGACCTGCCGGGCGAGACCTGCACCCCGGCGGACGTCCTCGCCGCGACCGAGCGCGTCGTGCCCGCCCTGGAGCTGATCGACAGCAGGATCCGGGACTGGCGGATCACCATCGCCGACACCATCGCGGACAACGCCTCCTCCGCCGGGTACGTCATCGGGGAGGGCCGGGATCCCCGCGAGCTCGACCTCAGGGCGATCGACGCCCGGCTGACCGCCGGCGGGGAGCTCCTCGCCGAGGGCCGCAGCGACGCCGTGCTCGGTGACCCGGCCCGCTCCGTCGCCTGGCTCGCCCGTACCGTCGCCCGCTTCGGCGTCCCCCTGAAGAAGGGGCACGTGGTGCTGCCCGGCTCGTGCACCCGGGCCGTCGACGTGGCGGCCGGGGCGACCTTCACCGCCGAGTTCACCGGCCTTGGCTCCGTCTCCCTCTCGTTCATCTGA